The proteins below come from a single Poecilia reticulata strain Guanapo linkage group LG5, Guppy_female_1.0+MT, whole genome shotgun sequence genomic window:
- the bin2b gene encoding bridging integrator 2b: MADNKVGPNLQAGAGFLAKRVQKSFSRAQEKVLQKLGKTMETKDEQFELCFQNLNKQQIDGTRLFKDVKAYYAAVKTVHETSKRLSLTLREVYESDWDGIDDLAVITESEDLLWNDFEEKISDQLVRTMENYTSQFPEVKDRVAKRGRKLVDYDSARHHLEALQSAKKKDEAKITKAEEEFNKAQNVFEEINNELREELPVLYQSRIGCYVTVFQNISNLRDVFYKEMSVLNRELYNVMKKLETQHSGKNFIIKGLSSSASKSKKRRSLAISNPIPCNTAFPTDHVSIHSSTQNGKEAAPTSPVQQTRSVSEEDTAPEESAAPSESVTSSDSDLSSSGVNTPKRQSVCDNENSSKSTCNESPEDLEAELATNQSDDSGLGVPKSEAANQELSSPSDMTDGDDVQSLDQGPVDDPSSEEAKPEPPPVPAPRHSFHSTDQQPLLPAEGEHQMETSDNPETAEEREDLSSQNPPGFLYKAVATESNESSEEGQLEFEQGDVILVLADTQELDGLLMGIREESWKQHQDLDHHSGIFSGSLVGPLQAD, from the exons ATGGCGGATAATAAAGTGGGTCCGAACCTTCAGGCTGGAGCTGGATTCCTCGCCAAGCGGGTCCAGAAGTCCTTTAGTAGAGCACAGGAGAAG GTTCTTCAGAAACTGGGCAAAACCATGGAGACCAAAGATGAACAGTTTGAGCTTTGCTTCCAGAACCTCAACAAGCAGCAG ATCGACGGAACCAGGTTGTTTAAAGACGTGAAGGCGTACTATGCGGCGGTGAAAA CTGTGCATGAAACATCCAAGCGACTGTCCCTGACCCTGAGAGAAGTGTATGAGTCAGACTGGGACGGCATAGACGACCTCGCTGTCATTACAGAG AGTGAGGACTTGCTATGGAACGACTTTGAGGAGAAAATAAGTGACCAGCTTGTCCGCACCATGGAGAACTACACCAGCCAGTTTCCTGAGGTCAag GACCGGGTTGCAAAGCGGGGACGTAAACTGGTGGACTACGATTCAGCTCGTCACCACCTGGAAGCTCTGCAGAGCGCCAAGAAAAAGGACGAAGCCAAAATCACCAAG GCAGAGGAGGAGTTCAACAAAGCGCAGAATGTCTTTGAGGAGATAAATAACGAGCTGCGGGAGGAGCTGCCTGTTCTCTACCAGAG TCGGATCGGCTGCTACGTCACCGTGTTCCAGAACATCTCGAACCTGAGAGATGTCTTCTATAAAGAAATGAGCGTG cTAAACCGGGAACTTTACAATGTGATGAAGAAGCTGGAGACTCAGCACTCGGGCAAAAATTTCATCATCAAGGGTTTGAGTAG CTCAGCTAGCAAGTCAAAGAAAAGAAGGTCCCTGGCCATCTCCAACCCCATCCCCTGCAACACGGCTTTCCCAACTGACCATGTCTCCATCCATTCCTCCACCCAAAACGGCAAAGAGGCTGCTCCAACTTCCCCCGTCCAACAGACTCGAAGCGTTTCTGAAGAAGACACCGCCCCAGAGGAGAGCGCCGCCCCATCTGAAAGTGTCACTTCGTCAGACTCGGATCTCAGCTCCAGCGGTGTGAACACACCCAAGAGGCAATCTGTGTGCGACAATGAGAACAGCAGCAAAAGCACATGCAATGAGAGTCCAGAGGACCTGGAGGCAGAGCTCGCCACCAATCAGTCGGATGACTCTGGACTCGGGGTGCCAAAGTCTGAGGCAGCAAATCAAGAACTGTCCAGCCCCTCTGATATGACAGATGGCGATGATGTGCAAAGTCTCGACCAGGGCCCTGTGGACGATCCGTCATCAGAGGAGGCCAAACCCGAACCTCCGCCTGTTCCGGCCCCCCGCCACTCCTTCCACTCCACAGACCAACAGCCTCTGCTACCTGCTGAAGGGGAGCATCAGATGGAAACGTCAGACAATCCAGAGACCGCAGAGGAGAGAGAAGACTTGAGTTCTCAGAATCCACCTGGCTTTCTCTACAAG GCGGTGGCGACAGAGAGCAATGAATCCTCTGAAGAAGGCCAGCTGGAGTTTGAACAAGGAGACGTCATCCTGGTGCTAGCTGACACCCAAGAA CTGGACGGCCTGCTGATGGGGATCAGGGAGGAGAGCTGGAAGCAGCACCAGGATCTGGACCACCACTCTGGAATCTTCTCAGGAAGCCTGGTCGGGCCGCTGCAGGCGGACTGA